The following nucleotide sequence is from Callithrix jacchus isolate 240 chromosome 12, calJac240_pri, whole genome shotgun sequence.
gcaccactgcacccggataatttttggtatttttagtagagacagggttttgccatgatggccaggctagttcgaactcctgacctcaagtgatcctcccttcttggcctcacaaagtgctgggattataggtgtgagccaccgcacccagccaatgaTAATTGCCAATTTTATATGTAAGAAATGTCAATTCTTATTTTTCCTAGGTTAGTATTAGAGATGGGACAcatgttttcccttttcttttctttctttctttccttccttccttccttccttccttccttccttccttccttccttccttccttccttctttccttctttctttctttctttctttctttttcttttcttttcttttcttttcttttcttttcttttcttttcttttcttttctttctttttctttcgccagagtttcactgtgttcccagactggagtataatggcaggatcttggctcactgcaacctccacctaccaggttcaagttactcttccacctcagcctcctaagtagctgggactaaaggtgcatgccacgatacctggctaagttttgtatttttggtaaaaatggggttttaccatgtgccaggctgatctcaaacttctaacttcaggtgatccatcctcctcagcctgtCTGTAAAAGGAACATCTGGATTTTACTTCAGAGTAATGAAGAATAAACACTTGCATTTCAGCCCGTGGAGGAAGGATCGGTGTCAGATTTCGCAGTTCAGGAATGACTTTAGACAATATCAATTGGGCAGCTGTGGATCGAATAATCCGGGTGGATCATGCAGGCGAATACGGAGCAAACCGCATCTATGCCGGGCAGATGGTCGTCCTGGGTCGGACAAGCGTCGGGCCAGTCATTCAGGTGGGTATTTCCTCATCTCCCTCAGCCTGGTCTACTGAATGGGCAGATCCAAAGGCCTTCAAGTAACGAATCACAGGAGGTCATGCGTTCCCCAAGGAGATGCTGTTGTCTCCAGGAGAGCGAAAGTTGGTTCTTGGTGGAGAGATAGGGAGCAAAAAGcgtattttaaacaatttatttatttactttttaatttatttttcagacaaggtTCGATCtcgtcccccaggctggagtgcaatggcacaatctcggctcactacaacctctgcctcctgggttcaggggattctcctgcctcagcccgctgagtagctgggattacaggcactcaccacccaggcctgggtaatttttgtatttttagtagagatggggttttaccatgttggccaggctggtctcgaactcctgacctcaggtgatctgcctgcctcggcctcccgaagtgctgggattacaggtgtgagccactgcgcccagccgcaTATTGCTCTTTTTATGGATAAAGCACCGATGGACATAAGGTACATAGATAGGTATGCGGTATATCTTTGGCATCGATATTTCATGGTGGGGGCAGGCAATAATGAAAAAGTTGAGAATCGCTCAGCACAGCAGTCAACTGTGCTGAAAGATTGTAGTCCCACCCCCCACAGTGCCAGTGGAGATATTGTATCCCAAGAGGCAATGGAAGGACCTGGAATTTGTAGTTACACAGACCTAATTCACATTTTGGCTCTCTCCCACCtcctacctgtgtgaccttgaggaTGTCACAGGACTTCTCtgtgtttccatttccatttctgcaaaatGGTCTCATGATGGCCTGGGTTTGGGTAAGGAATCAGGACTGGCCTGTAAAGGTCAAGTTAGTACAAGTTAAATGGCCTGCCCTAAATCCTTGGGCAAGCTACTTAGCCCCTCTGTGCTTCAGTGTTTTCTGTATACTGGGGCAGTAATAGTGTGTTCTTCACAGGGATTGTGTGGCTTGAATGAATTGCTGGCATAAAGCCGTGTGACAGCACCTGGCACTTAAAAAGCGCCATCTAAGTGTTGGCTGCAGCTAGaattctccctttttccttcGACATAAATAAtattcagggctgggcatggtggctcatgcctgtaatcccagcactttgggtggccgaggctgatgaactgtttgagcccaggagtttgagaccaccctgggggCCAtgaagagaccctgtctctacgaaaaatacaaaatttagccgggtgtgatggcttacacctgtaatctcagcactttgggaaactgaggcaggtggatcacctgaggtcaggagtaggagatcagcctggccaagaaggcaaaaccctgtctctactaaaaatacaaaaaaattagctgggtgtgctgtgcatgcctgtagtacctgctactcaggaggctgaggcaggaaaatcactgaacctgggaggcagaggttgcagagagccgagattgcaccactgtactcaagcctgggcaacagagtgagactctgtctaaaaaaaaaaattagcccggtgtagtggtgtgcaactgtaatctcagctaatctgggaggctgagatgggaggatcgcttgagtctggaggttgaagctgcagtgagctatgagcttGCTACTGCACtacattctgggtgacagagtgagaccctttctcaaaacaaaaacaacaacaaaatgattcTATTCTAGTATTTAGAAGGAAATTACACAGCAGCTAATGTTCTGCCCTCCTGATCTTGAAATGGGTTATTTCTTATGTGTGTGGACCCTTGTCATTTAATAGACACGTGGGCCTGAGAGACTTCTGCTGGAACCGTGGCTCATGGCAGTCTTACCTGGGATTGAGATAATCGACTCTGGTTTCCTGGGCGCTCTCTTCTCTTTGTCAAAGATTCCTTTAGTCTGatgttttactttttccattGACATTTTGAGGGAAATGGGGGAGACAGCAATTCCCATCATTTCCTCCAtttctgttttgcttactgtGTACTGTGTGTATGAGTAGGAGGTCTCTATGGAATGcctttattttcatgtttcttgcaGAAAATGTGGGATCAAGAAAAGGACCATTTGAAAAAGTTCAGTGAGTTGATGGTTACGTTCAGGGTCCGGCCGACAGTTCTGATGCCCCTTTGGAATGTGCTGGGGTTTGCACTAGGTACGTGTCTCTATAGAAGAGCTTATGCAAGCTTGGGGATCTAGGATGATTAAatggttcagatactgtgctcacaattcttgctgtgtcttcttaTGACCTCATtctctttatttcatatttttctaaagttaaatcaactgccttttttttttgtggcttaaACTTATTTAAGATAGAATCttaatgtcttaaaaaaaaaaaaataggccaggcacagtggctcacacctgtaatccttgcactttgggaggccgaggtgggtggatcatgaggtcaagggttcgagaccagcccaaccaacatggtgaaaccctgtctctattaaaaatacaaaaattaattgggtgtgacggcatgtgcctgtaatcccatctacgtgagaggctgagttgggagaatttcttgaacctgggaagtggaggttgcagtgagctgagatcataccactgcactccagcctgggtgacagagtgagattaaatctcagaaaaaaaaaaaaaatagagccagGGTCTcgctgcattgcccaggctggagtgcagtggtacagtgatagctcactgcaaccttaaactcctggattcaagtgatcctcccacctacgCTTCTGagcctgagtagcttggactacaggcacatgccaccaggcacagctctattttttttgtagaattgcagtctcattatgttacctaggctgatcactggcctcaagtgatcctccctctttgccctccctaaagtgcttggattacagtcgTGAGGCATCCCACCTGGCCTAATGTCAGTATTATAAAtggaaaatacagtaaaaataaacaacagagaaaaaaggcTAGATAATTCAATTGTAGCCAGATACCATTCCCTGACAAAGATTCTCAACCTGAGATCTCTTCACTCttttaaaaaagggagaagaacaaATGGTATAAAAGATCAAAGATATGCTCACCTCAAATGCTGACTTTCTCTTAGTGGTCAGGATAAACAGCATTGAAGGGAGAATGGCTTTTTTACTGTGTAATTCCAGGTTTATCACTGGGAGCTGGTCTCTCCTAAAACAGTGGTTCTCCCTCAGGATGAGTTTGCCCCCCTGAGGACATGTGGCAATATCTagggactttctttctttcttttttttttttttttttttttttgagatggagtctcactgtcacccaggctatagtgcagtggtgcagtctctgctcacttcagcctccacctcccgggttcaaacgattttcctgcctcagcctcctaggtagatgggattacaggcacctgccaccacaaccagctaatttttgcatttcttaatagagacagggttcaccgtgttggccaggctggtcttaaactcctgacctcggtaaTCCgctcgtcttggcctcccaaagtgctgggattacaggtgtgagccaccatgcctggccctcggGACATTTTTGGTGGTTGAAACTTAGTTGACACTGCTGGCATCTAGTTGGTAGAGGTCAGGGATGCAGTTAAATATCCTACCAAGCATGGGACAGTCCCTGTCACAAAGAATGACCCAGCCCTGATGTCAGGTGCAGAGGCTGAGAAGCCTTGACCACAGTTGATTTCCGTTACCAGTCATATCTGTCTCTTACTTTTCTGGCCTGGCTTTAACAATTCCAGGGGCGGGAACCGCCTTGCTTGGGAAGGAAGGTGCAATGGCCTGCACTGTGGCGGTGGAAGAGAGCATAGCACATCACTACAACAACCAGATCAGGACGCTGATGGAGGAGGACCCTGAAAAATATGAGGAACTTCTTCAGGTATTTGCCCATGCTCTAGAACAGGGCTGTTCAAGGAGGCAAAGGGCAGATAGCAGTTGGGTAAGAGGAAAACATTAGAGATTCTTAGGGAATGATGGGGTTTAGAGGCCCACTCAGTTTAAAGGTGAGCAAACTGAGGACCAGAGAGGTGAATCCATACAGCACAGACAGGGCTGCGGCTAGAACCTTTGTCTCCtttgcgtttttttctttttatttagagacagggtcttgttctgttgcccagactagagtacagtggcacagttatagctcactgcatcctcaaactcttgggttcaagtgatcctcctgcctcctgaaaagctgggactacaggtacatgccaccatgcccagctaatttttttttttttcagagatgggatctcactatgttttccaggctggtctgaaacttctgggctcaagggatcctctctccttggccttccaaagtgctggagttataggcacaagccaccacatccagccagaaCCCTTGTCTCTTGAGCCCTGGCctgttcacttcttttttttatttttaattttttaaatttttagtagagatagagtctgtgttgcccaggttggtcttgaactcctgggctcaggtgatcctcctgccttggcctccagtgctgagattacaggcgtgagccacaccacTCGGTGCtgttcacttcctttttttttttttgagacagagtcttactctgttgcccaggctggagtgcagtgtgcagtctcggctcactgcagcctctgcctcccaagttccagcgattctgcctcagcctcctggtagctaggattacaggcgtgcaccactatacccaactaatttttgtatttttagtagagatggggttttaccatgttggccaggctggtctcaaactcctgacctcaggtgatcctcctgcctcagcctcccaaagtgccgggatcataggtgtgagctaccatgcctggcccacttcTTTAACATTGGTAGATTCTGAGCAGATAGTGTGAGCAGGAACCCTTTAGattcaataa
It contains:
- the COQ7 gene encoding NADPH-dependent 3-demethoxyubiquinone 3-hydroxylase, mitochondrial isoform X1 gives rise to the protein MSCPGVAAAPCLWRLRQGVQRSLSARGGRIGVRFRSSGMTLDNINWAAVDRIIRVDHAGEYGANRIYAGQMVVLGRTSVGPVIQKMWDQEKDHLKKFSELMVTFRVRPTVLMPLWNVLGFALGAGTALLGKEGAMACTVAVEESIAHHYNNQIRTLMEEDPEKYEELLQVIKKFRDEELEHHDIGLDNDAELAPAYAILKSVIQAGCKAAIYLSERL
- the COQ7 gene encoding NADPH-dependent 3-demethoxyubiquinone 3-hydroxylase, mitochondrial isoform X2 produces the protein MAARGGRIGVRFRSSGMTLDNINWAAVDRIIRVDHAGEYGANRIYAGQMVVLGRTSVGPVIQKMWDQEKDHLKKFSELMVTFRVRPTVLMPLWNVLGFALGAGTALLGKEGAMACTVAVEESIAHHYNNQIRTLMEEDPEKYEELLQVIKKFRDEELEHHDIGLDNDAELAPAYAILKSVIQAGCKAAIYLSERL
- the COQ7 gene encoding NADPH-dependent 3-demethoxyubiquinone 3-hydroxylase, mitochondrial isoform X3 translates to MTLDNINWAAVDRIIRVDHAGEYGANRIYAGQMVVLGRTSVGPVIQKMWDQEKDHLKKFSELMVTFRVRPTVLMPLWNVLGFALGAGTALLGKEGAMACTVAVEESIAHHYNNQIRTLMEEDPEKYEELLQVIKKFRDEELEHHDIGLDNDAELAPAYAILKSVIQAGCKAAIYLSERL